CGTTTTAATCATCGGGGGCGGCGCAGCTGGGACCAAGGCGGCCCTAGAGCTACATGAGCAAGGCTTAAAGGTGTTGATGGTCGTCAAGGGCTTCCTCGGACGAAGCGGTTGCTCGATCTTCGCCACCAACCTTCTGGCCACGCCAGATGAGAGTCCCCAGGCGGGAACCGAGGAACAGATCCATCGACAGATGGATTTCCTGGCCAAATACACCCATTACCTCGGTGATCAGGAGTACCTGAAACAGGCCACTTTATACAATATACGAGAGTTTTTCCCCTGGTTGGAGGAGCGCGGACTATACGTGCGGCGCATGCCGGATGGGACTTTGATCAAGAACCTGCCCAAAGGGCTACAGACCTGGGCTCCCAAGATGGGCACTTCGGGTACGGTTATAATGGATATCCTGCGTAAGGAGGTCCTGCGTAAGGGCATCAAGGTCCTGGAGGAGACCACGGCTACCTCCCTTTTGACCAATGATGGGACCGTGGTTGGAGCTACCGCTCTGGATTATCGAAACGGCGAACTCCTCATCATTCGCGCTAAGGCTACCATCCTGGCCAGCGGACACTCCAACTATCTCTCCCTACGTTCTACCGGTACACGAGATGGTTCGGCCAGCGGTTGGGTTATGGCCTATCGGGTAGGAGCCACCCTCCAGAACCTGGAGATGCAATGGTACCACGTGTCAGATATCGCCCGACCGCGCGCCTGGATGAGACTACATCTCTACCCCAACCCCCTGCCGGCTACAGCAGAGCGCGCTCATCTGCATAATACTGATGGAGAGTTCTTCTTCTCGGGAAACATGTACCCCGACAACGCCGCACCGTATTATATGCAGCTCAAGCACCTCTATAAAGAAGTGCAGCGGGGTAAAGCCAGATGGGATGGCGGTTACTACACCAGTTACCGGCATATCGACCCCAAAGTGATAGAG
Above is a genomic segment from Chloroflexota bacterium containing:
- a CDS encoding FAD-binding protein, which encodes MTKMLDADVLIIGGGAAGTKAALELHEQGLKVLMVVKGFLGRSGCSIFATNLLATPDESPQAGTEEQIHRQMDFLAKYTHYLGDQEYLKQATLYNIREFFPWLEERGLYVRRMPDGTLIKNLPKGLQTWAPKMGTSGTVIMDILRKEVLRKGIKVLEETTATSLLTNDGTVVGATALDYRNGELLIIRAKATILASGHSNYLSLRSTGTRDGSASGWVMAYRVGATLQNLEMQWYHVSDIARPRAWMRLHLYPNPLPATAERAHLHNTDGEFFFSGNMYPDNAAPYYMQLKHLYKEVQRGKARWDGGYYTSYRHIDPKVIEKFIYQSQFYKKLGYDVTRDMIECGLTYHMNVGGIRVNGQTMESGVPGLFIAGSVGALVTGGLPNVMYDGRVAARYAGERAHCLPSPEMNSKQVQVEEARVFGQLRTEPREGYLPAQVKRQIRETMWKYMGYVKSEATLNEGLRQLQRVRTEVVPKMRLGSDTRRFNYDWVDALDVADMLEACELQMCFSLHRKESRGAFYREDYPITDNEHWLCHVLGHQEDGRLKIETKPVDLPYTKPKERQADFFALDY